One Bacteroidia bacterium genomic window carries:
- a CDS encoding outer membrane protein transport protein, which produces MKIGNYLPGLLLVAVPAFLYAGGFQVGLQGARQNGMAQTGTALTQDASSLFFNPGAVNFLDSSSHVNVGASLVFATVDFVSQDRFYTARNESKLGTPLFFYMSHRFKKHPKLSIGISINNPFGSSLKYADDWRGQYAIREISLKTFSFQPTVAYKITDQLGVGAGLCIYSGNIYLRRAIPTTDTLGNPGQALLTGISTSVGFNLGVLYKLNEKFQLGLNYRSNALLNLNNGKAEFDVPTALADSFPSTGFKSSINLPFCLSLGAAFKPNKQLTLALDVNYTGWSSYDTLKFDYETNSEPLQDTKLTKAYKNAFCFRLGAEYRVVERLTLRAGGYFDMSPVQSDYLTPETPDANRWGVTGGLSYQAAKTLGLDVAVVYTASGKRYGGSPETGFYGTYKSSALIPSFGLHILF; this is translated from the coding sequence ATGAAAATCGGAAACTATTTGCCGGGACTGCTTTTAGTGGCAGTTCCGGCTTTTTTGTATGCAGGAGGCTTTCAGGTTGGATTGCAAGGTGCCAGACAAAATGGTATGGCTCAAACCGGAACCGCATTAACTCAAGATGCCTCCAGCTTGTTCTTTAACCCGGGCGCGGTTAATTTCCTCGATAGCAGCTCTCACGTCAATGTCGGTGCCAGCTTAGTTTTTGCTACCGTCGACTTTGTTAGCCAAGACCGGTTTTATACCGCTCGCAATGAAAGCAAATTGGGCACTCCCCTCTTCTTTTATATGTCGCACCGATTCAAAAAACACCCAAAACTCAGCATCGGCATTTCCATCAACAATCCTTTTGGTTCAAGTTTAAAATATGCAGATGATTGGCGGGGACAATATGCCATTCGGGAAATTTCGCTGAAAACGTTTTCATTTCAACCCACCGTTGCTTATAAAATTACCGACCAACTGGGTGTTGGTGCAGGGTTATGCATCTATTCCGGGAATATTTACCTACGCAGAGCTATCCCAACAACCGATACTTTGGGTAATCCGGGTCAAGCTTTGTTAACCGGAATTTCTACCTCGGTTGGATTTAATCTGGGAGTGCTATATAAACTAAATGAGAAATTTCAATTGGGTTTAAACTACCGTTCCAACGCGCTACTAAACCTAAACAATGGAAAAGCAGAGTTTGATGTTCCAACTGCCTTGGCCGATTCGTTTCCTTCAACCGGCTTTAAATCGTCCATTAACCTTCCTTTTTGTTTGAGCCTAGGTGCAGCTTTCAAACCAAACAAACAATTAACCCTGGCCCTGGATGTGAATTACACCGGATGGTCCAGCTACGATACCCTGAAATTTGATTATGAAACCAATTCAGAACCATTGCAAGACACCAAACTAACCAAGGCTTACAAAAATGCATTTTGCTTCAGATTAGGTGCAGAATACCGGGTGGTGGAACGATTGACCTTGCGAGCCGGTGGCTATTTTGATATGAGTCCTGTTCAGTCGGACTACTTAACCCCCGAAACCCCGGATGCGAATCGCTGGGGAGTAACCGGTGGACTATCCTACCAAGCTGCCAAAACATTGGGCTTGGATGTAGCTGTGGTTTACACCGCCTCCGGAAAACGCTACGGTGGTAGCCCCGAAACCGGTTTTTATGGTACCTATAAATCCTCTGCCCTCATTCCAAGTTTTGGATTGCATATCCTATTTTGA
- a CDS encoding T9SS type A sorting domain-containing protein — protein MKKLFTLVCTILLGTQAFAQCEGGRFQNNLFPGFMDSGFPSLPGAVVYGSAPNYQGTTESLDMYVFEPEGDTMSHRPLVIMAFGGSFISGVKESPDILKLCNAYVKKGYVAVSIKYRIGADPIDSVNMMKAVLRGVQDMKACVRYFYKDAATSNSYRIDTNNIFVGGVSAGAFVGIHTAYMDKISELQPWIQSEAVALGGIEGNSGNPGYSSKVKGVVNLCGAIGDTTWMEPGNAAIVSMHGTDDGTVPYGSDTIYVSGVKILEVDGSASLDIRAGNLGLTHSFHTWPGADHVPFVNYIIPGSDGAKYMDSTITFTTDFLFEQVCGEVGIHGPNKENTIRAFPNPSNNTMVLETGFIGFTAEVYDLTGKKIKTLAASGSRMVLNKEDLGAGLYLVKISSDKNTITKRIIFE, from the coding sequence ATGAAAAAACTGTTTACCCTCGTATGTACCATTCTCCTTGGCACTCAAGCCTTTGCTCAGTGTGAAGGCGGTCGCTTTCAAAACAACCTCTTCCCCGGCTTTATGGATAGCGGTTTTCCCAGCTTGCCTGGCGCGGTAGTGTACGGCTCTGCCCCCAATTACCAAGGCACCACCGAATCCTTAGACATGTATGTTTTTGAACCGGAAGGAGATACCATGAGTCACCGCCCATTGGTTATTATGGCCTTTGGAGGTAGCTTTATTTCAGGGGTAAAAGAAAGTCCGGATATTCTTAAACTTTGCAATGCCTATGTAAAAAAAGGATATGTGGCTGTTTCCATTAAATACCGCATCGGAGCCGACCCAATCGACTCGGTAAACATGATGAAAGCCGTGTTGCGTGGTGTTCAGGACATGAAAGCCTGTGTTCGTTATTTTTATAAAGATGCCGCAACTTCTAATTCCTACCGAATCGATACCAACAATATTTTTGTAGGAGGAGTATCGGCAGGAGCTTTTGTAGGTATTCATACTGCTTACATGGATAAAATAAGTGAACTTCAGCCTTGGATTCAATCTGAAGCTGTTGCCCTTGGTGGAATTGAAGGAAACAGCGGTAATCCCGGTTACTCTTCCAAAGTAAAAGGCGTTGTAAATCTTTGTGGTGCCATTGGCGATACCACCTGGATGGAACCCGGAAATGCTGCCATCGTTAGTATGCATGGCACCGATGACGGAACGGTTCCTTATGGTTCAGATACCATCTATGTTTCCGGTGTTAAAATTTTAGAAGTGGATGGAAGTGCATCTTTAGATATTCGTGCCGGAAATTTAGGCCTTACACATTCTTTCCATACCTGGCCGGGTGCAGACCACGTTCCTTTTGTAAACTATATCATCCCGGGTAGTGACGGAGCTAAATACATGGATTCTACCATCACCTTCACCACCGATTTCTTGTTTGAACAAGTTTGTGGAGAGGTGGGTATCCATGGTCCAAACAAAGAAAACACCATCCGTGCCTTCCCAAATCCATCTAACAATACCATGGTGTTAGAAACCGGATTCATTGGCTTTACCGCTGAGGTTTATGATTTAACCGGTAAAAAAATCAAAACCCTTGCTGCTTCCGGAAGTCGCATGGTTCTAAATAAAGAAGACTTAGGAGCAGGTTTGTATTTAGTGAAAATCAGCTCAGATAAAAATACCATCACCAAACGAATTATTTTCGAATAA